TGATTACCATTCTAAAATTAAGTTTTTAATATGCTCATCCGAATAAATAATATTTTTGATCAATCTCCAATTTATTAAGGATTTAACCTTATTCACCACGTATAAACAGTGTTAAAATAATAAACTATATTTATAGTAATCTGGTAATGATTGTGATATTATAATAATTGTATTTAAACAATCAGGAGGGATATTTGTTATGAGTGAGGAAAATCAAAATAAAAAGAGATTGACAACCGCTTTCGGTGCTCCAGTACCCAATGATGATGACGTAAAAACTGCCGGTCCTAGAGGTCCACTTTTAATGGAAGACTTTTGGTTCCTTGAAAAACTAGCACATTTTGATAGAGAAGTAATACCTGAACGTCGTATGCACGCTAAAGGTGCTGGTGCTTATGGTACATTGACAATCACAAATGATATTACGAAGTACACAAAAGCAAAAGTTTTCTCAGAAGTCGGCAAAAAGACTGACATGTTCCTACGCTTTTCAACAGTAGCTGGCGAGCGTGGTGCAGGGGATGCGGACCGCGATATTCGCGGAACAGCTATGAAATTCTATACAGAAGAAGGTAACTGGGACCTTGTAGGAAACAACACACCTGTATTCTTCTTTAGAGATCCTAAGCGTTTCCCTGATTTAAATCACGTTGTAAAGAAAGATCCTGTAACAAATATGCATAATCCCCAAGCGAACTGGGATTTCTGGTCAAGCCTGCCAGAAGCGCTGCATCAAGTTACAATCATTATGTCTGATCGTGGTATTCCTAAAACACTTCGACATATGAATTTATTTGGAAGTCATACTTATAGTATGTTTAATGCAAACAATGAACGTCATTGGGTGAAATTCCACTTCTATACAGAGCAAGGAATTGAAAACTTAAATGACGAAGAAGCTGGAGCAATCCATAGCAGTGACCTTGACAGTCATACTAGAGATTTACGCGAAGCAATTGAGCGTGGCGAAAATCCAAAATGGAAAATGTATATCCAGGTTATGACCGATGAGCAAGCTAAAAACATGCCTTATAACCCATTTGATTTAACAAAAGTTTGGTATAAAGGTGACTTCCCGCTTATTGAAGTTGGAGAGTTAGAGCTTAACCGTAACCCACAAAACTACTTTGAAGAAGTTGAACAAGCAGCATTTGCTCCAACGAACATTGTACCTGGTATTGGATTCTCACCAGATAAAATGTTACAAGGTAGATTATTCTCTTACGGTGATGCACAGCGTTATCGTCTTGGTGTAAACCACTGGCAAATCCCTGTTAACTTCCCTAAAAATGCAAAGGACTTCCATCCGTACCACCGCGATGGAGCAATGCGGATCCATCCATACCAGGGCGGACATGTAGCATACAGCCCTAACAGCTATGGTCAATGGGAAGACACTAAGGAACATCAAGAGCCTGCACTAGAATTAGGTGGAGACGCAAACTACTGGGACTTCGATGAAGATGACAGCCTATACTATGAACAACCAGGTAAGCTATTCCGTCTTCAATCACCTGAAGCACAACAAAGACTTTTTGAAAATACCGCTAGAAACATGCAAGGTACTAGTAAAGAAGTTCAATTACGCCATATCAACAACTGCTACAAAGCTGACCCAGCATATGGTGAAGGTGTAGCTAATGCACTTGGCATCTCCTTAAGTGAAGTAGAAGCAGCAAGTGAACTAGAATAATAGAACAAAAGCGCAAGCGCCCGGTTAGCGACGTACGGACTGCGCCCCGAACTTTGGGGTGGTTCGACCTGTCGAACATTCTTACGAAGAAGATAAAGGAAACATGCCCCTTAGGGGTATACTGATGTTAGGCGCAGCCTGATTTTAATCGGCCATCCTTTTCCCCAGAGTCGATGCCCGATTTCACCTCAAGGGTATAAGTGCGACTAGGCCTCTGGAAAAGCCAGTTGGGAAGTCTCGCTGGGGGCTGAAGCTGGACGTGGTCGTTCCAGCACCTAATTAAACCTTAGTATTCGAATTTTATAAGCAAAAAACGTTCCTAAACAAATTTAGGAACGTTTTTTATTATTTATCACTCTTTACCATCGTTAAAGCGATTCTTCCTTTATTCACATCAACTTGCTCCACCCAGACAGTTACGACATCTCCTACTGATGCAATATCCATTGGATGCTTCACAAACTTATTTGCCATTTTGGAAATATGAACAAGGCCATCTTGTTTAACACCGATATCTACAAACACACCGAAATCAACTACATTTCTTACAGTTCCTTGCATTTCCATACCGGGTTTCAAGTCTTCAAGAGCAATGACATTTTGCTTGAGCAACGGCTGCGGAAAATCGTCACGTGGATCCCGCTCCGGTCTGCTTAAGGCATCCATCATATCAATCAATGTAGGAATACCAATTTCTAAGCTCTCCGCAGTTTTTGCTTTATCCAATTCATTAAGCTTTGACCGAAGTTTATCTGTACCAATATCTGCAAGCTCATAACCAATCATTTTTAGAAGCTTCTTTGTATGTGCATATACTTCTGGATGAATTGGCGTTCGATCTAATGGGTTATCCCCGTCGATGATTCGCAGGAAACCAATTCCCTGTTCGTATGTTTTTGCTCCTAGTCTAGGGATTTTTTTCAATTGCTTGCGATCGGTAAATTTACCTTCTTCGTTCCGTTTTTTCACGATATTCAAAGCGACTGTTTTGCTTAAACCTGCTACATATTGAAGCAAAGATGCAGATGCAGTATTTACATTAACACCAACCTGGTTAACAGCTGTTTCAACAACAAATCCAAGTGATTCATTGAGAGACTTTTGACTAACATCATGCTGATATTGCCCAACACCAATCGATTTCGGATCTATTTTTACCAGCTCTGCAAGTGGATCCTGAACACGACGTGCGATGGATACCGCACTTCTTTCCTCTACTTGGAGGTCAGGGAATTCCTCACGAGCTAATGGAGATGCAGAGTAAACACTTGCTCCAGCTTCATTTACAATAATATAAGGAATGTTTAAGCTGTTATTCGCAATGACATCGGAAATAAATTGCTCTGTCTCTCGCGATGCGGTTCCATTGCCAATTGCGATAAGCTCTACATCATATTTACGAATAATGCTCATAACGATTTTTTCTGCCCCTGCAACATCATTCCTGGGAGCGGTCGGATACATAACCCCAACTTCATGAACCTTTCCAGTCTCGTCAACAACTGCTAGCTTACAGCCAGTTCGAAATGCCGGGTCAACACCAAGCACAGTTCTGCCTTTTAGCGGCGGCTGTAACAATAAGTTCTTGAGATTCACGGAAAATACTTCAATTGCTTGATTCTCCGCTTTTTCTGTTAAGCTATTTCGGATTTCTCTTTCAATCGACGGCTGAATCAAACGTTTATAGCTATCTTCAATAGCAGTCTGAAGTACAGCTCTTAACTCCGTGTCAGTTTTACGGCTTATTACCTTATTTTGCAAAAATTGGGTGATTCGCTCTACTGGTGCTTCAATCACTACTTTTAAAACGTCCTCTTTCTCGCCACGGTTCAATGCTAGGATACGATGTGATACAAGTGAACGAACTGCTTCACTGTATACATAATACATTTCATAAACACCTTTTTCATCCTTCTCAGCATGCTTTACCTCGGACTGGATTGTGCCCCGTTTAAACGTTTCTTCACGAATGTAGTCACGGTAAGCCGCATCATCTGAAATCCATTCTGCAATAATATCATTAACTCCAGCTAATACATCCTCTTGAGTATGTAATTCCTGCTCCTCTGACAGATATTTTGCTGCTTCTTGCTCCAGATGGAATGGTTCTTGCTTCCAAACCAGCTCTGCTAACGGTTCTAAGCCCTTTTCCTTCGCAATAGTAGCCTTCGTCCGACGTTTTTGTTTATATGGACGATATAAATCTTCTACCCGCTGTAATTGAGTAGCTTGCTTGATCTCTTTTTCCAGCTCTTCTGTTAATTTCCCTTGCTCCTCAATAATTCGAAGAACCTCTTGTTTTCTTTCGGAAAGATTAACAGCATAATGCCATTTATCCTGTACGGCTTTAATCTGAACCTCATCTAGTCCACCCGTTACTTCTTTACGATACCTCGCAATAAAAGGAACTGTATTGCCTTCATCTAATAGTTCAATTACTTTTTTTATTGTTGTTGTATTTACTTCTGTTTCTTTAGAAACCCACTTTATAAGATTGCTGTCAAGCTGATCTGTCACAATCGTTCCTCCTTTATATACCATTTTATTTTATCAAAAAAAGAGTGGAATTCCCAATCTACTATTTATTAGGAACAAAAAAGCTGACTCTATTTATCAGTCAGCTGAAAATGGTTTCTTTGGTATAT
This region of Oceanobacillus sp. FSL K6-2867 genomic DNA includes:
- a CDS encoding catalase produces the protein MSEENQNKKRLTTAFGAPVPNDDDVKTAGPRGPLLMEDFWFLEKLAHFDREVIPERRMHAKGAGAYGTLTITNDITKYTKAKVFSEVGKKTDMFLRFSTVAGERGAGDADRDIRGTAMKFYTEEGNWDLVGNNTPVFFFRDPKRFPDLNHVVKKDPVTNMHNPQANWDFWSSLPEALHQVTIIMSDRGIPKTLRHMNLFGSHTYSMFNANNERHWVKFHFYTEQGIENLNDEEAGAIHSSDLDSHTRDLREAIERGENPKWKMYIQVMTDEQAKNMPYNPFDLTKVWYKGDFPLIEVGELELNRNPQNYFEEVEQAAFAPTNIVPGIGFSPDKMLQGRLFSYGDAQRYRLGVNHWQIPVNFPKNAKDFHPYHRDGAMRIHPYQGGHVAYSPNSYGQWEDTKEHQEPALELGGDANYWDFDEDDSLYYEQPGKLFRLQSPEAQQRLFENTARNMQGTSKEVQLRHINNCYKADPAYGEGVANALGISLSEVEAASELE
- a CDS encoding Tex family protein is translated as MVYKGGTIVTDQLDSNLIKWVSKETEVNTTTIKKVIELLDEGNTVPFIARYRKEVTGGLDEVQIKAVQDKWHYAVNLSERKQEVLRIIEEQGKLTEELEKEIKQATQLQRVEDLYRPYKQKRRTKATIAKEKGLEPLAELVWKQEPFHLEQEAAKYLSEEQELHTQEDVLAGVNDIIAEWISDDAAYRDYIREETFKRGTIQSEVKHAEKDEKGVYEMYYVYSEAVRSLVSHRILALNRGEKEDVLKVVIEAPVERITQFLQNKVISRKTDTELRAVLQTAIEDSYKRLIQPSIEREIRNSLTEKAENQAIEVFSVNLKNLLLQPPLKGRTVLGVDPAFRTGCKLAVVDETGKVHEVGVMYPTAPRNDVAGAEKIVMSIIRKYDVELIAIGNGTASRETEQFISDVIANNSLNIPYIIVNEAGASVYSASPLAREEFPDLQVEERSAVSIARRVQDPLAELVKIDPKSIGVGQYQHDVSQKSLNESLGFVVETAVNQVGVNVNTASASLLQYVAGLSKTVALNIVKKRNEEGKFTDRKQLKKIPRLGAKTYEQGIGFLRIIDGDNPLDRTPIHPEVYAHTKKLLKMIGYELADIGTDKLRSKLNELDKAKTAESLEIGIPTLIDMMDALSRPERDPRDDFPQPLLKQNVIALEDLKPGMEMQGTVRNVVDFGVFVDIGVKQDGLVHISKMANKFVKHPMDIASVGDVVTVWVEQVDVNKGRIALTMVKSDK